One Obesumbacterium proteus DNA window includes the following coding sequences:
- a CDS encoding bifunctional 2',3'-cyclic-nucleotide 2'-phosphodiesterase/3'-nucleotidase, with product MSARPLSYSLLALLIAGSAQAATVDLRILETSDLHSNMMDFDYYKDKPTEKFGLVRTASLINDARHEATNSVLVDNGDLIQGSPLGDYMAAKGLKDGEVHPVYKAMNTLDYTVGNIGNHEFNYGLDYLKKAQAGAKFPYINANVVDAKTGEPIWKPYLIAEKQVKDRDGKMHTLRIGYIGFVPPQIMTWDKSNLAGKVKVNDITETARRYVPQMKKEGADLIVAIPHSGLSSLPYQAMAENSVYYLSQVPDINAIMFGHSHAVFPSKDFADIKGVNIDKGTLNGIPAVMPGQWGDHLGLVDLVINNDQGSWKVEEATAQARPIYDLANKKSLAAEDATLVKVLKDDHKGTRDFVSQPIGKSNGNMYSYLALIQDDPTVQIVNNAQRAYVEHYIQGDPDLADIPVLSAAAPFKVGGRKNDPASYVEVEKGQLTFRNAADLYLYPNTLVVVKASGADVKEWLECSVGQYNQIDVNSNKPQELINWDGFRTYNFDIIDGVNYQVDVSQPARYDGECALINPKSERIKALTFNGKPIDPKAQFLIATNNYRAYGGKFAGTGDKHIAFASPDENRAVLADYIRTETQKHGAVTPQVDNNWRLAPIHSKTPLDIRFETSPSEKASKFISEHAQYPLISKGQDNLGFVLYQIDLQK from the coding sequence ATGTCCGCTCGCCCCCTTTCTTACTCTCTGCTGGCCCTGCTTATTGCTGGTTCTGCGCAGGCTGCGACCGTTGATTTACGCATACTCGAAACCAGCGACCTGCACAGCAATATGATGGATTTCGATTATTACAAAGATAAGCCCACTGAAAAGTTTGGCCTAGTGCGTACCGCAAGCCTCATCAACGATGCTCGCCATGAAGCCACCAACAGCGTTTTAGTCGATAACGGCGATCTCATCCAAGGCAGTCCATTGGGCGATTACATGGCAGCGAAGGGATTGAAAGACGGCGAAGTTCATCCCGTTTATAAGGCGATGAATACGCTGGATTACACCGTGGGCAACATCGGTAACCATGAGTTTAACTATGGCTTAGATTATCTGAAGAAAGCGCAGGCCGGAGCGAAATTTCCCTATATCAATGCCAACGTGGTCGATGCCAAAACCGGTGAACCGATTTGGAAGCCGTACCTGATCGCTGAAAAGCAGGTCAAAGACCGTGATGGAAAAATGCATACGCTGCGCATCGGCTACATTGGTTTTGTGCCACCACAAATCATGACCTGGGATAAGTCCAATCTGGCGGGCAAAGTGAAGGTAAATGACATCACTGAAACTGCCCGTCGATATGTACCGCAGATGAAAAAAGAAGGCGCCGATCTGATTGTCGCCATTCCACACTCTGGCTTATCCAGCCTTCCTTATCAGGCCATGGCTGAAAACTCGGTTTACTATCTGAGCCAAGTGCCGGATATCAACGCCATTATGTTCGGTCATTCACACGCTGTTTTCCCGAGCAAAGATTTTGCCGATATCAAAGGTGTTAATATTGATAAAGGCACGTTGAACGGTATCCCTGCCGTGATGCCTGGACAATGGGGAGATCATTTAGGTCTGGTCGATCTGGTGATTAACAACGATCAAGGCAGTTGGAAAGTCGAAGAGGCAACTGCGCAGGCACGTCCAATTTACGATCTCGCGAATAAAAAATCATTGGCGGCAGAAGACGCAACTTTAGTTAAGGTGCTGAAAGACGATCACAAAGGTACCCGTGATTTCGTCAGCCAGCCTATCGGTAAATCCAACGGTAATATGTACAGCTATCTGGCGCTGATCCAAGACGATCCAACGGTACAGATCGTAAATAACGCCCAACGTGCCTACGTGGAACACTATATCCAAGGCGATCCGGATCTGGCCGATATCCCCGTGCTGTCTGCCGCAGCGCCGTTTAAAGTTGGCGGGCGTAAAAACGATCCGGCCAGCTATGTGGAAGTCGAAAAAGGTCAGCTTACCTTCCGCAACGCCGCCGATCTTTATCTGTATCCAAATACGTTAGTGGTCGTCAAAGCCAGTGGCGCCGATGTGAAAGAGTGGCTGGAATGCTCCGTTGGGCAGTACAACCAAATCGATGTGAACAGCAACAAGCCTCAGGAATTGATTAACTGGGACGGCTTCCGTACCTACAATTTCGACATCATTGACGGCGTAAATTATCAGGTTGATGTTAGCCAGCCTGCGCGCTATGACGGCGAGTGTGCACTGATAAACCCTAAATCCGAACGTATTAAGGCACTCACATTCAACGGCAAACCGATCGATCCTAAAGCCCAATTCCTCATCGCGACCAACAACTACCGCGCCTACGGTGGCAAGTTTGCAGGAACCGGCGATAAGCATATTGCGTTTGCTTCACCTGATGAAAATCGCGCCGTACTTGCCGACTATATTCGTACCGAAACCCAAAAACATGGCGCAGTCACTCCGCAGGTCGATAACAACTGGCGGCTCGCGCCGATTCACAGCAAAACCCCGCTGGATATTCGCTTTGAAACTTCACCGAGTGAAAAAGCGAGTAAATTCATTTCTGAACATGCCCAGTATCCGCTTATCAGCAAAGGCCAAGATAATCTAGGTTTTGTGCTGTATCAGATTGATCTACAGAAGTAA